The window TCCATGTAGCTCGTGCCGACATTCCGCAGCGTCAGTCCACGGATCGTGACGCTGTCCGCCTCGACGCGCACCAGCTGACGCTGCCCCTCGCCGTCGATGACCGACCCCGCCTCACCCTGCAACGTCAGCGGACGCGCGATGAGAATGGTCGGCTCGCGGTAGACCCCGCGTCGCACGAGGATGACGTCGTGAGGCTGTGCGGCCGTCACGGCGTCACCGATCGTACGCCATGGACCGGCCGGTGAGACGATCAGCGTATCTGCGGCTGCCAGCGTGAGCGCCAGGATCAGCCCGCCCGCGGTCATGATCCGGGTCGGTGCATCGGCATGTGCCCGGTGCCGGACGGCGGCTGTGCCGTCACGAGTGCGAGCACGTCTTCCCAGCTGAGCACTTCACCGCCGAACGCATTCACCGCACTGTCCCCGCTGACCACTGCGGCGTTGAAGGCGGTGAGATTGGCGCCCATCGGGCTGTTCAGGATGGGACTGTGCAGCAGGACTGCTTCATCGACCCGGATCAGCTGGCCGGGTGTGTGAAATGCCGTCACCCAGAGCGAGTGAATGTCGGAGCTGTCGCTCATCTCGAGCACGTAGGCGGCGAGGCACTCGATCGAGTCGAACTTGAACACGCGACCTTTCGTGGTGACCAGCTCCGCGCCGTATCGCTCATCCATGATCACCATGCGACAGTGGGCGCACACATCCTCGCCGTATCGAATCGGCTCCGGACC is drawn from Longimicrobiales bacterium and contains these coding sequences:
- a CDS encoding nitrous oxide reductase accessory protein NosL, whose product is MRLPEISGCAARRQYTTVGVLIAVLFAGACAPGPEPIRYGEDVCAHCRMVIMDERYGAELVTTKGRVFKFDSIECLAAYVLEMSDSSDIHSLWVTAFHTPGQLIRVDEAVLLHSPILNSPMGANLTAFNAAVVSGDSAVNAFGGEVLSWEDVLALVTAQPPSGTGHMPMHRPGS